In the Engraulis encrasicolus isolate BLACKSEA-1 chromosome 9, IST_EnEncr_1.0, whole genome shotgun sequence genome, one interval contains:
- the LOC134455057 gene encoding uncharacterized protein LOC134455057: MTTIELIERRANKHLRRWLGIPPSFSSVGLYIRSGQLQLPLSSVVEEYKVAKCRVVLSLRDSNDDLISQAGMTTRSGRKWAANVAVDQAVSSLKLRDIVGNQCIHRQGLGSAQFQTWGGSQGAWTKWDLPRRKVPWRELWRLEPYHISFLLRYVYDTLPSPVHLHTWSLREDPLCKLCGKRGTLAHILSGCKTSLTQGRYRWRHDKVLLSLADTIERERVKKRPANTTARRAITFVKEGTGPSQTTKRKRTSILQAASSWEMRVDVGRRLQFPEVVQTSLLPDIVLWSSKDQKIILVELTVPWEEGCEEAHERKAAKYQQLAQDCRDRGWQAWVFPVEIGCRGFPARSAWSFLSAIGMDEHSKKQAARRMGEEAERASCWIWSKREEESWKPGADGQ; the protein is encoded by the exons ATGACCACCATTGAGCTCATTGAGAGGAGAGCCAACAAGCACCTGCGGAGGTGGCTGGGCATTCCCCCAAGCTTCTCATCAGTGGGCCTTTACATCAGGTCTGGTCAACTGCAACTCCCCCTGTCGTCAGTAGTTGAGGAGTACAAGGTGGCGAAATGCAGAGTTGTCCTAAGTCTGAGGGACTCCAACGATGACCTCATCAGTCAAGCTGGCATGACAACCAGGTCTGGACGCAAGTGGGCTGCCAACGTAGCGGTGGATCAGGCAGTCAGCTCCTTGAAGTTGCGGGACATAGTGGGCAACCAGTGCATCCACCGACAAGGCCTTGGCTCTGCACAATTCCAAACCTGGGGAG GTTCCCAGGGGGCCTGGACAAAATGGGACTTGCCCAGGCGCAAAGTCCCATGGAGGGAGCTGTGGCGCCTGGAGCCCTATCACATCTCCTTCCTCTTACGGTATGTTTAcgacaccctcccctccccagtaCATCTGCACACATGGAGTCTAAGAGAGGATCCGCTTTGTAAGCTGTGCGGCAAGAGGGGGACCTTGGCCCATATACTGTCTGGGTGCAAAACATCCTTAACCCAGGGGCGGTATAGATGGCGCCACGACAAAGTGCTCCTCTCACTGGCCGACACCATAGAGCGGGAGAGGGTCAAGAAGAGACCAGCCAACACAACCGCACGGAGAGCCATCACCTTCGTCAAGGAGGGAACTGGACCTTCACAGACCACCAAAAGGAAAAGAACCAGCATTCTCCAGGCAGCGAGCTCCTGGGAGATGAGGGTGGATGTGGGGAGGAGGCTGCAGTTCCCTGAGGTGGTGCAAACTTCCCTCCTCCCGGACATAGTGCTGTGGTCATCCAAGGACCAGAAGATAATCCTGGTTGAATTGACAGTACCATGGGAGGAGGGGTGCGAGGAGGCCCATGAAAGGAAGGCTGCAAAATACCAACAGCTGGCCCAAGACTGCCGAGACAGAGGCTGGCAGGCATGGGTCTTCCCCGTGGAGATAGGGTGCAGGGGCTTTCCAGCAAGGTCTGCGTGGAGTTTCCTGTCTGCCATAGGCATGGATGAGCACAGTAAGAAGCAGGCAGCTCGTCGGATGGGGGAGGAGGCGGAACGTGCCTCATGCTGGATTtggagtaagagagaggaggaaagctggAAGCCaggggcagatgggcagtga